One window of Mus caroli chromosome 11, CAROLI_EIJ_v1.1, whole genome shotgun sequence genomic DNA carries:
- the Tefm gene encoding transcription elongation factor, mitochondrial, which translates to MSWRTNLACIIKAGGRRWFPVPEYSSLPPVLNNTCSVRKSTAPEKLVASVAACDTNGKEPGNALDRLFSLEQQASILQVLNTASDKELEAFRLLRGRKSVNIVEHRKKFGPFQRLENLIDVPLIQYKTAVEVCNSILCPENRRKKKSQEKWLLRKFIKPGVEQERLKAVKSIVSIVFGTRRIAWAHLDRKPTVLDWQQTECWKLTNKTYPTSFYLEEISSVISKIPKADLYILEKSGLSIQNTSLLPILLHFLITEAMLYALLNKTFAEDGQHRVLSINRNAVGKHFDLMIGDTRTSGRELVKQFLSESVLKKQPRVFFPQDLVVQYRQKAVKSSYRIEELYDSLLQAVAFYELVFGKDSELKC; encoded by the exons ATGTCTTGGAGGACAAACCTTGCTTGCATTATCAAGGCCGGAG GGAGGAGATGGTTTCCAGTCCCAGAGTACTCATCCCTGCCTCCAGTCCTAAATAACACCTGCTCTGTGAGAAAATCCACTGCACCTGAGAAACTTGTTGCCAGCGTTGCTGCTTGTGATACAAATGGAAAGGAACCCGGGAATGCATTGGACAGGCTCTTCTCCCTGGAGCAGCAGGCTTCTATCTTACAAGTGTTGAATACAGCTTCTGATAAAGAACTGGAAGCTTTCAGGTTGCTTCGAGGAAGAAAGTCTGTCAATATTGTAGAACACAGAAAGAAGTTTGGGCCGTTTCAGAGGTTGGAGAATTTGATAGACGTGCCCTTGATCCAATATAAAACTGCTGTTGAAGTTTGTAACTCCATTCTCTGTCCGGAGAACAGACGGAAGAAAAAGTCACAGGAGAAGTGGCTGCTGAGAAAGTTCATCAAGCCAGGTGTAGAGCAAGAGAGACTTAAG GCAGTTAAGAGTATCGTATCTATTGTTTTTGGTACTCGAAGAATTGCATGGGCTCACCTTGACCGGAAACCAACTGTGCTGGACTGGCAGCAGACTGAGTGCTGGAAATTAACTAACAAAACATACCCAACGTCCTTTTATCTGGAAGAG atttcttcaGTCATCTCAAAGATACCTAAAGCAGATCTCTACATTTTGGAAAAATCAGGACTTTCCATTCAGAACACATCTCTGCTTCCTATACTGTTACACTTTCTTATCACAGAAGCCATGCTGTATGCCTTACTCAACAAAACTTTTGCTGAGGATGGCCAGCACCGAGTGCTGAGCATAAATCGAAATGCTGTGGGCAAGCACTTTGACCTGATGATCGGCGACACGAGGACGAGTGGGAGGGAGCTAGTGAAGCAGTTCCTCTCTGAGTCTGTGCTGAAGAAGCAGCCTCGGGTGTTCTTCCCACAGGACCTCGTAGTGCAGTACAGACAGAAGGCTGTCAAGAGCTCATACCGGATTGAAGAGTTGTATGACTCCTTATTACAAGCTGTTGCTTTTTACGAGTTAGTCTTTGGCAAAGACTCAGAGCTCAAATGTTAA